The Bradyrhizobium oligotrophicum S58 genome contains the following window.
TCCGCCGATCACGAGCCCGTGCTGTGGGTGAGCGCCGCAACGGCGGTGCTGCTCTGTGTCGTCGCCCTGCTGATGCGGCGGCATCCGCTGTTTCCGGCCGGGGTCATGATCGCAGCCGCAGCGTCCGGCTTTGCCGTGGCGACGGTGAAGACGGCGCATGTGGCGCATCCGGTGCTGGCGCGACCGCTTTATTCGGTTTCGCTGTCCGGCTTCGTCGAAGCGCGCGACATCCGCGAGCGCAGCGACCGCATCGTGCTGCGCGTGACGGCGATGGAAAGCCAGCGCAACGCGATCACGCTGGCGCGCGTGAGGCTCGCGGTGCGCAAGGGCACCGCGCCTGACGTCGGCAGCTTCGTGCAGCTCAAGGCGCGGCTGTTGCCGCCGATGGCGCCGGTAAGGCCGGGCTCCTACGATTTTTCCCGCGACATGTTCTTCCAGGGCATCGGCGCCTCCGGCTTCGTCATGGGCGCGATCACGACGGTGACGCCGCCGCAGGCGGCCGGCTTCGGGTTGCATTATGCGGCGGCGATGCAGGGGCTGCGTGATGCGATCGACGCCCGCATCCGCGCCAGTCTCGACGGCGACGAGCGTGCCATCGCCACCGCGCTGCTGACCGGGCGGCGCGACGCCATCACGCCCGACGTCAACGACGCGATGTTCATCTCCGGCCTCGGCCATGTGCTGTCGATCTCGGGTTATCACATGGCGGTCGTCGCCGGCGTCGTGTTCTTTGCCGTGCGCGCGCTGCTCGCGCTTATTCCCGGCCTCACCGTGAGCCGTCCGATCAAGAAATGGGCCGCCGCGGCGGCGCTGGTGGCCGCCGCGTTCTATCTGCTGCTGTCGGGCGCGGAGGTCGCGACGCAGAGATCGTTTTTCATGACGGCGGTCGTGCTGATCGCCGTCATGGTCGACCGCCGCGCCGTCACCTTCCGCACGCTCGCGGTGGCGGCGATGATCGTGCTGATCGCGGCGCCCGAAGCGCTGGTGCATCCGAGCTTCCAGAACTTGAGCGCATCTTAGACCTAAGACCGACTTTCGCCGCGTATCCTATTGAAATAAATTGATTTTTTCCTCGCGCTGTTTCTCGCCCGGAGCACGAAAACCGAACAAAAACCCGTAAATTTCGGCATTTTCGGTCGAAAAGTCCCAGACTGAGTCCCAGACTCAGTTTCGCGTTCTCGACAGGTTCTCAGTGCGATGGCCCCCGCCTGAGGGGGAGGGGCGGGTGTTGTCACGTCTCAGCTGCCCCGGCAGGGCGGTTGATCGAGCAATGTTTCGTACACACGGATCCGCCTGCGCAGCTCCCCGACGGCGAAGAATCGGCGCCGTCTGCTATGCGACGACGATTGCCGAGATCGAGGTGCAGGCCGCGCAAGCGGGTTTTGCGCCATCCGCCATCGTCCACCGCACCGGCAGCGCCGGTACCCAGGCCGGCCTCGTCGCCGGCGCCGCGCTCGCATTGACGGACACTGCGATCGTTGGCATCGACATCGACGCCGAGCCTGCGCGGGTGCGCGCTGACATCGTGGCGCTGGCGCGCGCAGCGTCCGCGCTGCTCGATATTGCCTTTGACAAGACACAGGTGGAAGTCGTCGCCGGGCACGCGAGCCCGGCCTGCAGAATGCCGCACGAAGCCAGGTGATCCGTCTTGCAAGCCAGCTCGAGGCGCTGCAGCTCGATCCGGTTTACTCCGGCAAGGGCCTTGCCGGCCAGATCGCGCTGATCCGCGGCGGACGCTGGGGCAGCGGCGACAACGTCATCTTCCTGCACACCGGCGGCGCCCCGGCGCTGTTCGCCTATCAGAGCCTGCTCGGGATTTGAGTTATTCCTTGACGCACCGGCAAAGCGCAGCAGCGCGCTACGATGAGGTCAGGCTGGTCTGGATACGGCTGCGTCACTGACATGTGACGGTCGTGCCCGACTTCTTGCATTCGATGACGATGCTGCGGTTGACGTCATGGGTGGAATCATAGTCCGGGCGCTCATTGTATACTTTCTCACCGCAGCACTTGAAGGCTCTTGGCGTGTTGTACTTGTAGTAGACGGAAATCGTGCCGTTCAGGAGTTTTGCTCGCGAAATGCGTTCGTTGTCCTCGTCCCATTCCACGTCCTGAAACGTGCCGCTGGCGTAATCCCGGATATGGAAATTGGTCGGTGCGCGATCGACGCGGGCGAAGCAGGCGCCGTCCTTGTCCATGAGGGCAACCAGCTCGTCGGGATATCCAGTGTTGCGCATGGCGGCCTTTGCCTGGGCCAGGCGCGGGGCATAGCGGGGGTCTCCCTGGCAGAAGTCCGGTCCGCAGCCGCACGACTGACTGAAGGCGGCCTCCGGCCCGAGCCAGCAGACCGCCAGCGTCAGGATTGCGAGCATTGCGAAACGTGAACGCATCATCGACACCTCTTCAATTTTCCCGAGTTGCAATTCGATTTGAAAAACAAGCGAGCGGCCGGCTTGCTCGGCCACATCCCCGGCGGCGCGTTGGCGCTGCGACCGCGGTTCATCATTGAGCCGGCGCGGCCGATTCCGGGGGATGCGCCTGACCTTGGATCCGGAGAACAAAGCCGTTTTCACCGACGCGTCCATACCGGGCGAACAGCTGAACCACCGAGTTGTACTGATAGGATCGAATGTAGCTCCAGATCGCCTTGCGGGCCGCGTCCGAAAGATGGGCGACCTTGTCCTGCGGCTGGGGCTTTTCGCCGAGCAGGACGAGCCAGTACGAGAACAGGTCGCCAAAGCCTTCCTCGCTGACGATGTCGCTCTTGATCAGATACTCGATCCGCTCCAGCCAGATGAGAAAATCGTCGAAGGCAGTGCGGATCGCGACGTATTCGGGAGAAATCGGCTCCTTTGTCTCGGTCGGAGCGTCTTTCCAGTGGATCTTGAGGGCTTCGGGAATCTGGTGCACGTCGAATGTCTGGTTCGGCCGCGTGGGACTGGGCACCGACCCGTAATCCAGGACCTTCATGACGAAGCGAACACCGTCGTCCGAGAAAAACTGTTTGGTCTGATCGGTGGCCATGACGGCGCGCTCGCGCCGCCGCGTCAGGCTGGCTTGCTCGCTGTTCTTCCGGTACTGGTACAGGCCGAACGCTAGGCCGGCCGCGGTGACCGTCACGCCAAGTATCGAGACGACAATCGAATCCGCCATGTCCGCGATCCCTTCAGTTCAACTCTCGGATTTCTGAAAGTCGGTCTTGGCCGCCGGCAGCTGGCCGCCGCCGGTTCGATCCATCTTGACGAGAAATCCGAACGCGTGGTCGGGATCGGTGCCTGAGACGCCGTTGCTGACAAAGGGCCAGAGGAACAGTCCGCGCCGGCGCACATGGCCTGCGACGAGGTCACCCAGCAGGTCCGGAAACTCGATGGCCTGCGGCAGCGGCGCCGTTGCAAACAGCGCGGTGCCGACGGCCGCGTCCACGCGTTGCAGCGTCGCGAGCCCATAGGTGGACGCCGGCGGTGGCAACACAGGCTGGGCAATGATGCCGACATCGAGCGTCAGTTGTTGTTTGTCGTCGGCTACGTTGTTGACCGTCAGCCGAACGCGGTCGCCCGCCTTCAATTGCGCCGGCACGTCGGCGGCCGGGTTTTTCGGATCGGTGGGCTCCCGCAGCGCGGACAGCGGGATGGCGTAGGTTTCGTTTCCGTCCACGTTGTAGCGCGGGTCGCTACTGGCCGGTCTCGGGGCGGTTGCAGCGATTTGCAGTTGCCGCGGCGGCCCGCCATTGCCGGGGACGAGCTGGACGCTCAGCGCCCAGTTGCCTGCGGGCTTTTCAGGCTTGGTGCCGATCCCCTTCGCCCGCTTCCAGAACGCCAGAAAAATCGTCGACGCCGGATCA
Protein-coding sequences here:
- a CDS encoding D-cysteine desulfhydrase, with amino-acid sequence MIRLASQLEALQLDPVYSGKGLAGQIALIRGGRWGSGDNVIFLHTGGAPALFAYQSLLGI